The following proteins are co-located in the Mycobacteriales bacterium genome:
- a CDS encoding NlpC/P60 family protein: MSTGLAAVQSRMLEIQSRFPAPAIQLAARPAMATAAAARPGSVGASAAFGNVLASSQTQLSRASGPGAGVDGAAVLAKAKEHLGTPYVWGGAAPGGFDCSGLMQYTYKQFGIDIPRVSRDQATAGREVSAAEARPGDLVFFKRERPAPDHIGMYAGDGQWVVAPKTGDVVKMQNVDLSKATTIRRILPDGAASSAPAAAAGFAGALRSAGPAAGSGAGSGEAAFAGLFQSAGQRHGVSPALLTAVARAESGFNPAAKSPAGAQGLMQFMPATAGGLGIDPWKPAEAVDGAARLLKSHLARFGSTELALAAYNAGPGAVTKHGGIPPYKETQNYVRKIMAELRAEAA, from the coding sequence ATGAGCACCGGGCTCGCCGCCGTCCAGTCCCGGATGCTGGAGATCCAGAGCCGCTTCCCGGCCCCGGCCATCCAGCTCGCCGCCCGTCCCGCCATGGCGACCGCCGCGGCCGCCCGGCCCGGCAGTGTCGGCGCCAGCGCCGCGTTCGGCAACGTACTGGCCAGCTCGCAGACCCAGCTGTCCCGCGCGAGCGGACCCGGAGCCGGCGTCGACGGCGCCGCGGTCCTCGCGAAGGCCAAGGAGCACCTGGGCACGCCCTACGTCTGGGGCGGCGCGGCACCCGGCGGCTTCGACTGCTCCGGGCTGATGCAGTACACCTACAAGCAGTTCGGCATCGACATCCCGCGCGTCTCGCGCGACCAGGCCACGGCCGGCCGCGAGGTCAGCGCCGCCGAGGCCCGCCCGGGCGACCTCGTCTTCTTCAAGCGCGAGCGCCCAGCCCCCGACCACATCGGCATGTACGCCGGGGACGGCCAGTGGGTGGTCGCCCCGAAGACCGGCGACGTGGTCAAGATGCAGAACGTCGACCTGTCGAAGGCCACCACCATCCGGCGGATCCTGCCCGACGGCGCGGCCTCGTCCGCCCCGGCTGCGGCCGCCGGCTTCGCCGGTGCGCTGCGGTCCGCCGGGCCCGCCGCCGGCTCCGGCGCCGGCTCCGGCGAGGCGGCGTTCGCCGGCCTGTTCCAGAGCGCCGGGCAACGCCACGGCGTCTCCCCCGCCCTGCTCACCGCCGTCGCCCGGGCCGAGTCCGGGTTCAACCCGGCCGCGAAGAGCCCCGCGGGTGCGCAGGGACTCATGCAGTTCATGCCGGCCACCGCCGGCGGGCTCGGCATCGACCCCTGGAAGCCGGCGGAGGCCGTGGACGGCGCGGCCCGGCTGCTGAAGTCGCACCTGGCGCGCTTCGGCTCGACCGAGCTGGCACTGGCCGCCTACAACGCCGGTCCCGGCGCGGTCACCAAGCACGGCGGCATCCCGCCGTACAAGGAGACCCAGAACTACGTCCGCAAGATCATGGCCGAGCTCCGAGCGGAGGCTGCATGA
- a CDS encoding flagellar FliJ family protein gives MKRYHFRLEPVLRVRRMQEEAARGQLLAANAAIRTQEQQLTEQTAAYEKCLIPSGIQPRADFLFEQSTRSAFAAAVIEQRGRVRRAHEDATRARTAWSETASRVGALERLDERQRSEHQAQTQKEDELTTDELVVSRHGRSDR, from the coding sequence GTGAAGCGCTACCACTTCCGCCTGGAGCCGGTTTTGCGCGTACGCCGCATGCAGGAGGAGGCTGCGCGCGGGCAGCTGCTGGCCGCCAACGCCGCGATCAGGACGCAGGAGCAGCAGCTCACCGAGCAGACGGCGGCGTACGAGAAGTGCCTCATTCCTTCAGGAATCCAGCCACGTGCCGATTTCCTCTTCGAGCAGTCCACCCGATCGGCTTTCGCTGCCGCTGTGATCGAGCAGCGCGGCCGGGTGCGTCGCGCTCACGAGGACGCCACGCGGGCCCGCACTGCATGGAGCGAGACCGCCTCGCGCGTGGGTGCGCTGGAGCGGCTCGACGAACGGCAGCGCAGCGAGCACCAGGCCCAGACCCAGAAGGAGGACGAGCTGACCACCGACGAGCTGGTCGTCTCCCGCCACGGCAGGAGCGACCGATGA
- a CDS encoding FliI/YscN family ATPase translates to MTLQLEQALQAARPRVTGRVRRVVGLNLEVEGLDAAIGDAVHIDVAGTRLPAEVVALRDGGLVCMPFGTLQGVRAGASVEASGGPLTIGLGSKLLGRVLDGLGRPVDGGPRLEGLEQSGVGGVPPHALRRARVSEPLTLGVRALDTLIPVGRGQRLGIFAGSGVGKSSLLSMVARNSEADVTVIALVGERGREVREFLENDLGEEGLARSVVVVATSDEPALVRLRAALTATRIAEWFRDQGRHVVLMMDSVTRFAMAQREVGLSAGEPPATRGYPPSVFALLPQLLERAGTGEVGSITGLYTVLVEGDDMNEPIGDAARSILDGHVVLTRKLATAGHFPSIDVLESVSRVATAVTTPEQRAAGTSLRRLMAAHREAKDLLEIGAYVSGTNPLVDRAVQLESGISSFLRQDMHEASSAQESWSRLHALVGVA, encoded by the coding sequence GTGACGCTGCAGCTCGAGCAGGCGCTGCAGGCGGCCCGCCCCCGCGTCACCGGACGGGTGCGCCGGGTCGTCGGCCTCAACCTCGAGGTCGAGGGCCTGGACGCCGCCATCGGCGACGCCGTCCACATCGACGTGGCCGGCACCCGGCTGCCCGCCGAGGTCGTCGCACTGCGCGACGGCGGGCTGGTGTGCATGCCCTTCGGCACGCTGCAGGGCGTCCGCGCCGGGGCCTCGGTGGAGGCCAGCGGCGGCCCGCTCACGATCGGCCTGGGCAGCAAGCTGCTCGGCCGGGTGCTCGACGGCCTGGGCCGGCCCGTCGACGGCGGCCCCCGGCTCGAGGGCCTCGAGCAGTCCGGCGTCGGTGGGGTCCCCCCGCACGCCCTGCGGCGCGCCCGCGTCTCGGAGCCGCTCACCCTCGGCGTACGCGCCCTGGACACCCTCATTCCCGTCGGCCGCGGCCAGCGCCTGGGCATCTTCGCCGGTTCCGGTGTCGGCAAGTCCAGCCTGCTGTCGATGGTTGCCCGCAACAGCGAGGCCGACGTCACCGTCATCGCGCTGGTCGGCGAGCGTGGCCGCGAGGTGCGCGAGTTCCTCGAGAACGACCTGGGCGAGGAGGGGCTGGCCCGCTCCGTCGTCGTCGTCGCCACCTCCGACGAGCCGGCGCTGGTGCGACTGCGGGCAGCGCTGACCGCGACCCGCATCGCCGAGTGGTTCCGCGACCAGGGCCGGCACGTGGTCCTGATGATGGACAGCGTCACGCGCTTCGCGATGGCCCAGCGCGAGGTCGGCCTGTCCGCCGGCGAGCCGCCGGCCACCCGCGGCTACCCGCCGTCGGTCTTCGCGCTGCTCCCCCAGCTGCTCGAGCGGGCCGGCACCGGCGAGGTCGGCAGCATCACCGGCCTCTACACCGTGCTCGTCGAGGGCGACGACATGAACGAGCCGATCGGTGACGCCGCCCGCTCCATCCTGGACGGTCACGTGGTGCTCACCCGCAAGCTGGCCACGGCCGGGCACTTCCCCAGCATCGACGTGCTGGAGTCGGTCTCCCGCGTGGCGACGGCCGTCACGACGCCCGAGCAGCGGGCCGCCGGCACCTCGCTGCGCCGGCTGATGGCCGCGCACCGCGAGGCCAAGGACCTGCTCGAGATCGGCGCCTACGTGTCCGGCACCAATCCGCTCGTGGACCGCGCCGTCCAGCTCGAGTCGGGCATCAGCTCCTTCCTGCGCCAGGACATGCACGAGGCGTCGTCGGCGCAGGAGAGCTGGAGCCGGCTGCACGCGCTGGTCGGGGTCGCGTGA
- a CDS encoding FliH/SctL family protein — translation MSTWSETPVHGTAQRGTVLRGSDAHGVRPARMDADLRTSPFAPIHTVDARLTDPHLQDVVATARQQAVEQGHAEGHRAGYAAGLAVATAEAHVAAEHAAQQAADAQARQQAQLVEAVALLAGAAEAFRQREAVSLAEIEHQVVDLALDVARAVLDRELSISENPGRDALVRALVLAPEDCAATAKLHPDDAAVLGEVNSLAAGRRVVVVADRSIERGGCVVEAAGRQVDAQIGPALARVAAVLRGQQP, via the coding sequence ATGAGTACGTGGTCTGAGACTCCCGTGCACGGGACCGCCCAGCGCGGCACCGTCCTGCGCGGCAGCGATGCCCACGGGGTGCGGCCGGCCCGGATGGACGCCGACCTGCGCACCAGCCCGTTCGCCCCGATCCACACCGTGGATGCCCGGCTGACCGACCCGCACCTGCAGGACGTCGTCGCGACGGCCCGGCAGCAGGCCGTCGAGCAGGGACACGCCGAAGGCCACCGGGCCGGCTACGCCGCCGGCCTGGCGGTCGCCACGGCAGAGGCGCACGTCGCCGCCGAGCACGCTGCCCAGCAGGCCGCCGACGCGCAGGCACGACAGCAGGCACAGCTGGTCGAGGCGGTCGCGCTGCTGGCCGGGGCAGCTGAGGCCTTCCGCCAGCGGGAAGCCGTCAGCCTGGCCGAGATCGAGCACCAGGTCGTCGATCTGGCGCTGGACGTCGCCCGGGCCGTGCTCGACCGGGAGCTCTCGATCAGCGAGAACCCCGGACGTGACGCGCTCGTGCGGGCGCTGGTGCTGGCTCCCGAGGACTGCGCCGCCACCGCGAAGCTCCACCCGGACGACGCCGCGGTCCTGGGCGAGGTGAACTCGCTCGCCGCGGGGCGTCGCGTGGTCGTCGTCGCGGACCGCTCGATCGAGCGCGGCGGCTGCGTCGTGGAGGCCGCCGGTCGGCAGGTCGACGCGCAGATCGGTCCGGCGCTGGCCCGCGTCGCCGCGGTGCTGCGGGGACAGCAGCCGTGA
- the fliG gene encoding flagellar motor switch protein FliG, translating to MADTATITGPQKAAILLVQLGRERSALVLKSLRESEVEEVLNEIARLEAVGNDVVDAVMEEFQELATARRHYGKGGMDFAREILEASMGAEKAAELLKRMEASLVEMPFEFLRRADARQVLSFLQDEHPQTVALVLAHMRAEQAAVVLSGMPNDLQADVAHRVATMENTSPEVIRQVETILERKLSSVLQSNDFSAAGGLQPLIDIINNSDRATERLILEGLERRDPALAEEVRSQMFMFEDVLTLDDRSVQLVLRQVDSKELATALKGVSQDLRDKIMNNVSERAALTLADEIEMLGPVRLATVEEAQAVVISTIRSLEESGQIVISRGDRDEYVV from the coding sequence ATGGCCGACACCGCCACGATCACCGGACCGCAGAAGGCCGCCATCCTGCTCGTGCAGCTCGGTCGGGAGCGCTCCGCCCTCGTCCTGAAGTCGCTGCGCGAGAGCGAGGTCGAGGAGGTCCTCAACGAGATCGCCCGCCTGGAGGCCGTCGGCAACGACGTCGTCGACGCGGTGATGGAGGAGTTCCAGGAGCTCGCCACCGCTCGCCGGCACTACGGCAAGGGCGGCATGGACTTCGCCCGCGAGATCCTCGAGGCCAGCATGGGGGCGGAGAAGGCCGCCGAGCTGCTCAAGCGGATGGAGGCCTCGCTGGTCGAGATGCCCTTCGAGTTCCTGCGCCGGGCGGATGCGCGCCAGGTGCTGTCCTTCCTGCAGGACGAGCACCCGCAGACGGTCGCCCTGGTGCTGGCCCACATGCGGGCCGAGCAGGCCGCGGTCGTGCTGTCCGGCATGCCGAACGACCTGCAGGCCGACGTCGCCCACCGGGTCGCCACCATGGAGAACACCTCCCCGGAGGTGATCCGGCAGGTCGAGACCATTCTCGAGCGCAAGCTCTCCTCGGTGCTGCAGTCCAACGACTTCTCCGCCGCCGGCGGCCTCCAGCCGCTCATCGACATCATCAACAACTCCGACCGGGCGACCGAGCGGCTGATCCTGGAGGGGCTGGAGCGGCGCGACCCGGCGCTCGCCGAAGAGGTCCGCAGCCAGATGTTCATGTTCGAGGACGTCCTCACGCTCGACGACCGCTCCGTGCAGCTGGTGCTGCGCCAGGTCGACTCCAAGGAGCTGGCGACGGCGCTGAAGGGCGTCAGCCAGGATCTCCGCGACAAGATCATGAACAACGTGTCGGAGCGCGCCGCGCTCACGCTGGCCGACGAGATCGAGATGCTCGGTCCGGTCCGCCTCGCCACCGTCGAGGAGGCGCAGGCCGTGGTCATCTCGACCATCCGATCGCTCGAGGAGTCCGGCCAGATCGTCATCAGCCGAGGGGACCGCGATGAGTACGTGGTCTGA
- the fliF gene encoding flagellar basal-body MS-ring/collar protein FliF: MPAQLSKLPQSLRTLLAGFTAGQKAVTAIALVALLIGGAVFTSWAAKPSMVPVFTNLAAGDAAAITEELSTRGTKYQLAAGGSTILVPQKDVYQLRLDLSAAGLPQDGKSGYELLDSQGITTSEFRQRVDFQRALEGELTKTITSIEGVEAATVHLVMPEEALFSEDARKPSASVLVKTKPGKNLTGGQVQAVVNLVSSSVEGLTPDQVTLADANGTVLSAAGEDGANAAAGDARAVQTAAFEKELQTSVQEMLTPIVGSGKAVVRVKAALDFDKRATTSERFNPEDKQAPAVNESVTTEKYEGGGQIVGGVLGPENVNNPALAGGDSTYEKGQESRTLAVDKVTEQVQSAPGKVERLSVAVVLDAEAAGVIAPAEIEQLVAAAAGIDRERGDVVEVSRMAFDETAANAAAEEFAKIEAAEQAAERANLIRTVGVLLVVGLLLLYALRVMRRDQRTEVELPYDIVATQIDADAAEAAALAAAAERRALEPPPLSVEDRQRIHIQGEIGELVERQPEEVAQLLRGWLADRRS; this comes from the coding sequence ATGCCCGCCCAGCTCTCCAAGCTCCCGCAGAGCCTGCGCACGCTTCTCGCCGGCTTCACCGCCGGCCAGAAGGCCGTCACCGCCATCGCCCTCGTGGCGCTGCTCATCGGTGGCGCGGTCTTCACCTCCTGGGCCGCCAAGCCCTCGATGGTGCCGGTCTTCACCAACCTGGCCGCCGGCGATGCCGCCGCCATCACCGAGGAGCTCAGCACCCGCGGTACGAAGTACCAGCTCGCCGCCGGCGGCTCCACGATCCTCGTCCCGCAGAAGGACGTCTACCAGCTCCGGCTGGACCTGTCGGCGGCCGGGCTGCCGCAGGACGGCAAGTCGGGCTACGAACTGCTCGACAGCCAGGGCATCACCACCTCGGAATTCCGCCAGCGGGTCGACTTCCAGCGGGCGCTCGAGGGCGAGCTGACCAAGACCATCACCTCGATCGAGGGTGTCGAGGCCGCCACCGTGCACCTGGTCATGCCCGAGGAGGCGCTGTTCTCCGAGGACGCCCGCAAGCCGAGCGCATCCGTGCTGGTCAAGACCAAGCCGGGCAAGAACCTGACCGGCGGCCAGGTGCAGGCCGTGGTCAACCTGGTCTCCTCCAGCGTCGAGGGCCTCACGCCCGACCAGGTGACGCTCGCCGACGCCAACGGCACCGTGCTGTCGGCCGCCGGCGAGGACGGCGCCAACGCCGCCGCGGGCGACGCCCGCGCCGTGCAGACCGCGGCGTTCGAGAAGGAGCTGCAGACCTCGGTGCAGGAGATGCTCACCCCGATCGTCGGCAGCGGCAAGGCCGTCGTGCGGGTCAAGGCCGCGCTGGACTTCGACAAGCGGGCCACCACGAGCGAGCGGTTCAACCCCGAGGACAAGCAGGCGCCTGCCGTGAACGAGTCCGTCACCACGGAGAAGTATGAGGGGGGCGGGCAGATCGTCGGCGGCGTCCTCGGCCCGGAGAACGTCAACAACCCGGCCCTGGCCGGTGGCGACAGCACCTACGAGAAGGGGCAGGAGAGCCGCACGCTGGCGGTCGACAAGGTCACCGAGCAGGTGCAGTCGGCTCCGGGCAAGGTCGAGCGGCTGTCGGTCGCCGTCGTCCTGGACGCCGAGGCCGCCGGCGTCATCGCCCCGGCCGAGATCGAGCAGCTGGTCGCCGCCGCCGCCGGCATCGACCGGGAGCGCGGCGACGTCGTCGAGGTCAGCCGGATGGCGTTCGACGAGACGGCCGCCAATGCCGCGGCGGAGGAGTTCGCCAAGATCGAGGCCGCCGAGCAGGCGGCCGAACGCGCGAATTTGATCCGCACCGTCGGTGTGCTGCTGGTCGTCGGACTGCTCCTGCTCTACGCCCTGCGCGTCATGCGCCGCGACCAGCGCACGGAGGTCGAGCTGCCGTACGACATCGTCGCCACGCAGATCGATGCGGACGCGGCGGAGGCCGCGGCGCTGGCCGCTGCCGCCGAGCGGCGGGCACTCGAGCCGCCACCGCTCAGCGTCGAGGACAGGCAGCGCATCCACATCCAGGGCGAGATCGGCGAGCTCGTCGAGCGCCAGCCCGAAGAGGTCGCGCAGTTGCTCCGCGGCTGGCTCGCCGACCGGAGGTCCTGA
- the fliE gene encoding flagellar hook-basal body complex protein FliE, with the protein MSISPIGFEPGLPGLSGIALPSMPTVDTVAKPDEGFANMVTQGIENLQGLHSTTDTLAVQAATGDLKDIHDYMIASAQSGLATEMTVAVRNKAVEAFTEIMRMQV; encoded by the coding sequence ATGAGCATCTCGCCGATCGGCTTCGAGCCGGGCCTGCCGGGCCTGTCCGGCATCGCGCTCCCCAGCATGCCGACCGTGGACACGGTCGCCAAGCCCGACGAGGGCTTCGCGAACATGGTCACCCAGGGCATCGAGAACCTGCAGGGCCTGCACTCGACCACCGACACGCTCGCCGTCCAGGCCGCCACCGGCGACCTGAAGGACATCCACGACTACATGATCGCCAGCGCGCAGTCCGGCCTCGCGACCGAGATGACCGTTGCCGTCCGTAACAAGGCCGTCGAGGCCTTCACCGAGATCATGAGGATGCAGGTCTGA
- the flgC gene encoding flagellar basal body rod protein FlgC has protein sequence MSLFAAFDVASSGMRTSRKWLDAVSDNISNINTARRTDEDAFQSRMIVAQANEYGGAGGVRVAGAVFGDPEGRMVHNPEHPLADEEGMVRMPDIDLGDQMTQLMIAQRSYQANISVIERAKDAYSQALRLGQR, from the coding sequence ATGTCCCTGTTCGCCGCGTTCGACGTGGCGTCGTCCGGCATGCGCACCTCGCGCAAGTGGCTCGATGCCGTCTCCGACAACATCTCCAACATCAACACCGCCCGTCGCACGGACGAGGACGCCTTCCAGTCCCGGATGATCGTCGCCCAGGCCAACGAGTACGGCGGCGCCGGCGGCGTCCGGGTCGCCGGCGCCGTCTTCGGTGACCCGGAGGGCCGGATGGTGCACAACCCCGAGCACCCGCTCGCCGACGAGGAGGGGATGGTCCGGATGCCGGACATCGACCTCGGCGACCAGATGACCCAGCTGATGATCGCCCAGCGCAGCTACCAGGCGAACATCTCGGTGATCGAGCGGGCCAAGGACGCCTACTCCCAGGCCCTGCGGCTGGGGCAGCGCTGA
- a CDS encoding flagellar basal body protein yields MTGVEGVLHSALRGLSLRQRTIADNIANIETPNFLAGKVDFESSLRAAAANGEAPSAPHVARSLEPTRLNGNNVNLDTETVAAMETGLRYELTVTALNNKFNGLRRAIGSA; encoded by the coding sequence ATGACCGGCGTCGAAGGCGTCCTGCACAGCGCCCTGCGCGGGCTGTCCCTGCGCCAGCGGACGATCGCGGACAACATCGCCAACATCGAGACCCCCAACTTCCTGGCGGGCAAGGTGGATTTCGAGTCCAGCCTGCGCGCCGCCGCCGCGAACGGCGAGGCCCCGAGCGCCCCCCACGTGGCCCGCTCGCTGGAGCCCACCCGGCTCAACGGCAACAACGTGAACCTCGACACCGAGACGGTCGCCGCGATGGAGACCGGCCTGCGCTACGAGCTCACCGTCACCGCCTTGAACAACAAGTTCAACGGACTCCGCAGAGCGATTGGAAGCGCCTGA
- a CDS encoding ATP-binding protein — protein sequence LWAAGRGQPTVARRRMRLMSAGTGVLALTLLLVGANVGRDAVLLDLTVQAGVLASAIGFGLGFSPPRAIRMSWSQPERDRLQSATMAVLGATTVDDVARALLPPTAAIVGGAGAALVDASGTVSASYGAAPPVGMRLLPEQPSGADSTPLQIVPLGDGRGDLVVWTSAYTRFFGLEGVGLLSAMAAVAGLALQRCALLAEEREQRVVLERTQREAELAQQEAERARQEATQANLAKSEFLSRMSHEFRTPLNAILGFGQLLELTELNTDDEEAVGHIVKAGRHLLALVNDVLDLSRIEAGAMTISLEPVHTAELLDDAAALIRPLADARSIRLAVSPEHCDAYVHTDRQRCRQILLNLLSNAVKYNHDGGEVQVSCERRAGDLLRVSVRDSGPGIDPARQHRLFEPFERLDAEAAGVEGTGLGLALTRQLVHAMGGQIGVTSATGEGSTFWIDLPITEQPVEAIHPAAPPAPSAGGRRTLLLVEDNLTNLRLVEAMLRRRPEISVLPAMLGRLALELASQHLPDIVVLDLHLPDLSGRDVLNRLQSDPRTRHIPVVIASADASPNRVRQLREEGAFDYVTKPLDVHRFLEVVDAALEQPDARRPG from the coding sequence GGCTGTGGGCAGCCGGACGGGGGCAGCCGACCGTCGCACGCCGCCGGATGCGGCTGATGAGCGCCGGGACCGGGGTGCTCGCGCTGACCCTGCTGCTGGTCGGAGCCAACGTCGGGCGCGACGCGGTGCTGCTGGACCTCACCGTCCAGGCGGGTGTGCTGGCCAGCGCGATCGGCTTCGGTCTGGGCTTCAGCCCGCCGCGCGCGATCCGGATGTCGTGGTCGCAGCCCGAGCGGGACCGCCTGCAGAGCGCGACGATGGCTGTGCTCGGCGCGACGACCGTCGACGACGTGGCGCGCGCACTCCTGCCGCCCACGGCGGCCATCGTCGGCGGTGCAGGCGCAGCGCTCGTGGATGCCAGCGGCACCGTCTCGGCCTCCTACGGCGCCGCGCCGCCGGTGGGGATGCGCCTGCTGCCGGAGCAGCCGTCCGGGGCGGACAGCACGCCGCTGCAGATCGTCCCGCTCGGCGACGGCCGGGGCGACCTGGTCGTCTGGACCAGCGCCTACACCCGGTTCTTCGGCCTCGAGGGGGTCGGTCTGCTGTCCGCCATGGCCGCCGTCGCCGGGCTCGCGCTGCAGCGCTGCGCCCTGCTGGCCGAGGAGCGCGAGCAGCGCGTCGTCCTGGAGCGGACCCAGCGAGAGGCCGAGCTGGCCCAGCAGGAGGCCGAGCGCGCCCGGCAGGAGGCGACCCAGGCCAACCTGGCCAAGAGCGAGTTCCTGTCGCGGATGAGCCACGAGTTCCGTACGCCGCTCAACGCCATCCTCGGCTTCGGCCAGCTGCTCGAGCTCACGGAGCTGAACACCGACGACGAGGAGGCGGTCGGCCACATCGTCAAGGCCGGCCGGCACCTGCTCGCGCTGGTCAACGACGTCCTGGACCTCTCGCGCATCGAGGCCGGGGCGATGACGATCTCGCTCGAGCCGGTGCACACGGCAGAACTGCTCGACGACGCGGCGGCCCTGATCCGGCCGCTGGCGGACGCGCGCTCCATCCGGCTGGCCGTCTCGCCCGAGCACTGCGACGCGTACGTGCACACCGACCGTCAGCGGTGCCGGCAGATCCTGCTCAACCTGCTGTCGAACGCGGTCAAGTACAACCACGACGGCGGTGAGGTGCAGGTGTCCTGCGAGCGCCGGGCGGGCGACCTGCTGCGGGTATCGGTCCGCGACAGCGGCCCCGGCATCGACCCGGCCCGCCAGCATCGGCTGTTCGAGCCGTTCGAGCGGCTCGACGCGGAGGCCGCCGGCGTGGAAGGGACCGGCCTGGGCCTGGCCCTCACCAGGCAGCTGGTGCACGCGATGGGAGGACAGATCGGCGTCACCAGCGCCACCGGCGAGGGCTCGACCTTCTGGATCGACCTACCGATCACCGAGCAGCCGGTGGAGGCCATCCACCCCGCCGCACCGCCGGCACCGTCTGCCGGCGGACGGCGGACGCTGCTGCTGGTCGAGGACAACCTGACCAACCTGCGGCTGGTCGAGGCGATGCTGCGCCGGCGGCCGGAGATCTCCGTGCTGCCCGCGATGCTGGGCCGGCTGGCCCTGGAGCTGGCCTCCCAGCACCTGCCCGACATCGTCGTGCTCGACCTGCACCTGCCCGACCTGTCCGGCCGGGACGTGCTGAACCGGTTGCAGTCCGACCCGCGGACACGGCACATCCCGGTGGTCATCGCCAGCGCCGACGCCAGCCCTAACCGGGTGCGGCAGCTGCGGGAGGAAGGCGCGTTCGACTACGTCACCAAGCCGCTGGACGTGCACCGCTTCCTCGAGGTGGTGGACGCCGCGCTCGAGCAGCCCGACGCCCGCCGTCCCGGCTGA
- a CDS encoding EAL domain-containing protein gives MTVQPGVDEDLLRDASVLVVDDAPANVALLTRLLRDAGVRRTHGVTDPRQALDRWQQARPDLVLLDLQMPHLDGFAVMAALRAATPDEQFVPILVLTADTTSTTRDRALRAGANDFLTKPFDATEVLLRVRNLLQTRSLYATVQRHNATLTAELDRRASQERRLAAEHRELSSRIDAVLAEDRLRMVFQPIVDLARSRLVGLEALARFAADPPRPPNEWFEDAGRVDRGVDLELAAIAAALEQLGQLPCGPFLSLNASPATAVSPQLADLFDRVPGERIVLELTEHSQVADYDTLLAALGRLRRRGVRVAVDDTGAGYAGLHHLLRVRPEIVKLDVALTRGIDTDPARRALATGLVAFARELDAVIVAEGIETAAELETLRALEIGWGQGYHLARPAQLPSALTLNEFAAVADSA, from the coding sequence GTGACGGTTCAGCCCGGCGTCGACGAGGATCTGCTGCGTGACGCCTCCGTCCTCGTCGTCGACGACGCGCCCGCCAACGTCGCGCTGCTGACCCGCCTGCTCCGTGACGCCGGCGTGCGACGGACCCACGGGGTGACCGACCCCCGGCAGGCCCTGGACCGCTGGCAGCAGGCGCGCCCGGACCTGGTGCTGCTGGACCTCCAGATGCCCCACCTCGACGGCTTCGCGGTCATGGCGGCGCTGCGGGCGGCCACGCCCGACGAGCAGTTCGTCCCCATCCTCGTCCTCACCGCCGACACCACGTCGACGACCCGCGACCGCGCCCTCCGCGCCGGCGCCAACGACTTCCTCACCAAGCCCTTCGACGCCACCGAGGTCCTGCTCCGGGTCCGCAACCTGCTGCAGACCCGGAGCCTGTACGCCACCGTCCAGCGGCACAACGCCACCCTCACCGCCGAACTCGACCGGCGTGCCTCGCAGGAGCGGCGGCTGGCGGCCGAGCACCGGGAGCTGTCGAGCCGGATCGACGCCGTGCTCGCCGAGGACCGGCTCCGCATGGTCTTCCAGCCGATCGTCGACCTGGCACGCAGCCGGCTCGTGGGCCTGGAGGCGCTCGCGCGCTTCGCCGCCGACCCGCCACGCCCGCCGAACGAGTGGTTCGAGGACGCGGGCCGCGTCGACCGGGGCGTCGACCTCGAGCTCGCGGCCATCGCGGCGGCGCTGGAGCAGCTCGGCCAGCTGCCCTGCGGGCCGTTCCTGTCGCTGAACGCGTCGCCGGCGACCGCCGTGTCACCGCAGTTGGCCGACCTGTTCGACCGCGTCCCCGGGGAGCGGATCGTGCTCGAACTCACCGAGCACAGCCAGGTGGCCGACTACGACACGCTGCTCGCCGCCCTGGGTCGGCTGCGCCGGCGCGGCGTCCGGGTCGCTGTCGACGACACCGGGGCCGGCTACGCCGGTCTGCACCACCTCCTGCGGGTGCGCCCCGAGATCGTCAAGCTCGACGTCGCCCTGACCCGGGGCATCGACACCGACCCGGCCCGCCGCGCCCTCGCCACCGGGCTGGTCGCCTTCGCCCGCGAGCTGGACGCGGTGATCGTCGCCGAGGGCATCGAGACCGCGGCCGAGCTGGAGACGCTGAGAGCGCTGGAGATCGGCTGGGGGCAGGGCTACCACCTGGCCCGCCCGGCCCAGCTTCCGTCGGCCTTGACGTTGAACGAGTTCGCGGCGGTGGCAGACTCGGCCTGA